In Topomyia yanbarensis strain Yona2022 chromosome 2, ASM3024719v1, whole genome shotgun sequence, one DNA window encodes the following:
- the LOC131683700 gene encoding uncharacterized protein LOC131683700, translated as MYQQYLNQAVRTLQNLSSDELKDLLNDDDKLDERVIQAIEALESEKEVVLSENRSLAESNLGKEPKMIEMRSRVNDLSEKGRLLASSVKEKSEELNTKSSSTNPDTVLALLQTAAAESEEESEKIVKQFLDNDITTDVYLEQFMSSRKSMHSRKLKAEKMAELVRNGLNQQSSGAVPGLHGSPSFGMVPYPRSSGFYPSPNPPTAGSIPYPIGPIGMPMPGMFRMPYP; from the exons ATGTACCAGCAATATTTAAATCAAGCGGTCAGGACATTGCAAAATCTCAGCTCGGACGAGCTTAAGGATTTGCTGAACGATGACGACAAGTTGGATGAACGAGTGATTCAAGCA ATCGAAGCGTTGGAATCCGAGAAGGAAGTGGTGCTTAGCGAAAATCGCAGTCTAGCGGAGAGCAATTTAGGAAAAGAACCAAAGATGATCGAGATGCGCTCCCGTGTAAACGATCTTTCTGAAAAAGGTCGACTTCTGGCCAGTTCAGTTAAAGAAAAGTCGGAGGAATTGA atACCAAGTCCAGCAGCACTAACCCAGATACGGTGCTTGCACTATTACAGACGGCAGCAGCTGAAAGCGAGGAGGAATCGGAAAAAATTGTCAAACAATTTCTCGACAATGACATTACAACTGATGTGTATTTGGAGCAGTTTATGAGTTCACGCAAATCAATGCACAGCCGGAAGCTAAAAGCAGAAAAAATGGCAGAATTAGTCCGCAACGGGTTGAATCAACAATCATCTGGTGCTGTGCCTGGGTTGCATGGTTCGCCATCGTTTGGTATGGTACCATATCCTCGGTCAAGTGGGTTTTATCCGTCACCAAACCCACCTACCGCTGGATCTATTCCATATCCAATCGGGCCGATTGGAATGCCGATGCCGGGAATGTTTCGAATGCCATACCcataa
- the LOC131683701 gene encoding uncharacterized protein C9orf85 homolog, translating into MSTRRGDKGRRTRPQRHKNTFAFKNDLHDKHTPLIKLINTLHVSEVCERCKEVIEWKIKYRKYKPLTQPKSCTKCNERKVKRAYHVLCRDCALDSKCCAKCLKPAGEVTIVPPEPTDEEKQKLKVEMDQLIKSQPERKRRTFLRYMNKGKKKQNVDSDDEDGERREKKAPETTPRTREELMEKFEQLKLTGTNGEDVDNLSDDEDYENFSDELSN; encoded by the coding sequence ATGAGTACAAGACGGGGCGATAAAGGCCGTCGCACACGCCCCCAGAGACACAAGAACACGTTTGCCTTCAAGAACGATCTTCACGATAAACACACGCCTCTGATAAAATTAATCAACACGCTACATGTCAGTGAAGTTTGTGAACGCTGCAAGGAGGTGATCGAATGGAAAATCAAATATCGAAAGTACAAACCACTAACTCAACCCAAAAGTTGCACCAAATGTAATGAGCGGAAGGTAAAACGAGCGTACCATGTACTATGCCGGGATTGTGCCCTTGATAGCAAATGTTGCGCAAAATGTCTTAAACCGGCCGGGGAGGTTACAATTGTTCCACCGGAACCGACAGATGAGGAGAAGCAAAAGCTGAAGGTAGAAATGGATCAGCTCATCAAATCGCAGCCGGAAAGGAAAAGGCGAACATTTTTACGATATATGAACAAAggcaaaaagaaacaaaatgtTGATTCGGATGATGAAGATGGAGAACGGCGGGAGAAGAAGGCACCGGAAACTACACCCAGAACAAGAGAAGAGCTAATGGAAAAGTTTGAACAACTCAAGCTGACTGGAACTAATGGCGAAGATGTTGATAATTTGTCTGACGATGAGGATTACGAAAATTTTAGCGATGAGCTTTCGAATTAA